The proteins below come from a single Hemiscyllium ocellatum isolate sHemOce1 chromosome 24, sHemOce1.pat.X.cur, whole genome shotgun sequence genomic window:
- the LOC132827468 gene encoding uncharacterized protein LOC132827468 has product MKAEASSSKASVQAIEQLGKVVEQVTAQTTAQVEQFGKILEQVAAKSTAQELVKTEVMPQMYAMAPGRKGDRNAAPRYPRPYYGQGPRACWVCGEVGHFARDCPDAGWEEQGSRNGYGKAGRVRPWGGRDDRTDLQDRDGVRRRVQQNQGGRKGGWRPVSNPVQGFVGGMSPGSEEDRGEDSPNQY; this is encoded by the coding sequence ATGAAGGCGGAGGCTTCGTCCTCTAAAGCGTCGGTGCAGGCTATAGAGCAGTTAGGCAAGGTAGTTGAGCAGGTGACCGCCCAGACTACGGCACAGGTGGAACAGTTTGGTAAGATTCTGGAACAGGTAGCAGCGAAATCTACAGCGCAGGAGTTGGTCAAAACGGAAGTGATGCCGCAAATGTATGCAATGGCACCTGGTAGGAAAGGGGATCGGAACGCTGCCCCGAGATACCCCCGGCCATACTACGGGCAAGGCCCCCGGGCGTGCTGGGTCTGTGGGGAAGTGGGGCATTTTGCCAGGGATTGCCCAGATGCCGGGTGGGAAGAACAGGGATCTCGGAATGGATATGGAAAGGCTGGCCGTGTGAGACCGTGGGGAGGAAGGGATGACAGAACGGACCTGCAGGACAGGGATGGTGTCAGAAGAAGGGTTCAGCAGAATCAAGGGGGGCGAAAAGGAGGATGGAGGCCGGTGAGCAATCCAGTGCAGGGATTCGTAGGAGGGATGAGCCCGGGGTCGGAGGAGGACCGGGGGGAGGATTCCCCAAACCAGTACTGA